From one Callithrix jacchus isolate 240 chromosome 2, calJac240_pri, whole genome shotgun sequence genomic stretch:
- the LOC144581459 gene encoding uncharacterized protein LOC144581459, with protein MPSHPQPDPRDSRLRWSRLRSPTSAGSSAASTPPPPPPTQSLAEAQPYPPRDLRVQTSSSSRSSPAPLLRPLVGTIEMSAAGQSGFRPERRPRGCRDTEQLQIERKRRLGAVWCSGLARAVPQTLLTSPRGDREVSSRMPGAQALLRDA; from the exons ATGCCCTCCCACCCGCAACCGGACCCTCGAGACAGCAGACTCAGGTGGTCCCGTCTCCggtctcccacctcagcaggcAGTTCTGCGGCATccaccccgccccctcccccgcccaCCCAGTCCCTCGCGGAGGCTCAGCCGTACCCACCCAGGGATCTCAGAGTTCAAACAAGCAGCAGCTCCAGGAGCAGCCCCGCCCCTCTCCTCCGCCCCTTGGTCGGCACCATAGAGATGTCGGCTGCCGGCCAGAGTGGCTTCAGACCCGAGCGTCGGCCGAGAGGATGCCGGGATACTGAGCAGCTCCAAATCGAAAGGAAGCGACGTTTGGGCGCTGTTTGGTGCAGTGG TTTGGCCAGAGCCGTGCCACAAACGTTGCTGACTTCCCCACGTGGGGACAGAGAAGTGTCCTCCCGAATGCCAGGCGCACAGGCCTTACTGCGAGATGCTTGA